The Harmonia axyridis chromosome 3, icHarAxyr1.1, whole genome shotgun sequence nucleotide sequence CTCTCATAAAAAAGTCGATTATATTTGGAATaaggaaaatttcaactttgagaAGCTCACTGCCCTAGACATCGGCGTTTCTACTCAAACTCTGCACCAATGTCAGCCTCTATCTGAAGAAGAATCATACAAAAGGTAACTATTCCATTTGTAAAACAGAgacatttcattgaaattataaacTACTCAACTAAAACCAATACATTTTAGTATTGAAACATGTCCTGGAAAACGAATTCAAtaatataacaataacaattaACATACAATTATTTTTGCAGGAGAGCTGTATATGGTCTCAACAAAACAGTTATAGAAAGGAGAACGATATTCCAATTGATAATTGACCAAATTTCTGGTCCTTTCTATGCTTTTCAAGGGTGCAGTCTTGCACTGTGGTTTTATGATAATTATCAATGGTATGCATCTGCTGTGACCGCCCTAAGTGtatataatatatttgaaaGCGTCAAACAGACTAAAAGCGTAAGTAGATTTTGATTTGTAGAAATATAGTGTAATGACTCTTTGCTTGCCCGAGAGATGACGTTGTGAGTTGCGCATTTTTCGAAAGACCGGAACCGCTTGGAATATGAACCCTTCTACGCTTCTACCACCATaccatccaaatgcaaattttttttatcttagtctaattgttttgaaattatcaggaattCTAAACTTTGGGGggcatatttacggaacctctGGTCGGATTTTTACAAACGATCTTAACCGCGAAGCGACATTCAAGATCCGAAACTACCCAGCAAAGCCTCTAGTtactttgagctagaaaaaagtTAATGGTATAATTTCGGGCTTAAGTTTTGAGAGAATTGATTTGGTGGAAACCGCAGCCTCATAAAtccaactgttttcaagctaaaaGAGAAAATAGCTTAATTATTTTTGGTGCTATTAAGACGACacaaaaaaattccacaattttttgattgaattcACTGGTGTAATAATTTATGCTTTATTGTCATTAGTAAgtaagttataatacaaacttgtgttttttaaatgtaaaccaaaacaatttgtataacaaataaaatcgttttttcttttcaaacttTAAAAATCACAACACAGAAAGAACAGCattaatcaatttgaaaaaaattaacggTGTAAAATCCGGAAACTTTGGTGGCCacctaatatttcaattatctgaagttcagaTCAGGTATTTTAGATAGGCACTAGGTTGAAacagaaacttttgatgattttaacagtttgataagaaatttgtatctcatgttatatatttttgaaaaagcgaTTATATTCGTTATTtaaattgttatggtttactATTGAAAAAACACGAGATTGtaatataacttcaaaactaatggcaataaaaaaaaaaaaaattagtgaattCTACTGAACAGTGCCTATaggatatttttgtttcatgttgattgcACCAATGAAAAAGAAGTTAtgggaacttttcatttcacccCATTTTCCAAACTTCTCTCATctcatagcttgaaaacagtagAATTAATGAGgctgaatttccaccaagttgACTCtatcaaaaatcgagcccgaaaatgtgccattcatttttttccagCTCAAAGAGATTCTGAGATCCTTTCACTAGAAAACGAGTACAATTGAATTTGAGGATTGTTTCGTCAttagtgagtcgaaccttattaTTTTAGACCATTACcagctcaaaatttgaatattacagACATTGTAACGAAATAATAGAACGATTTTTTCGGAGAACGAGCTCTGAATAATGTTACAGTATCATTTGGAGAGGACTTATTAATACTCATGCCTGTTAATCAAGATGTTTATGCCCGTAATCAGTTCCTTATGTTGATATGTTTCAGAATCAAGATAATTTatgggaaaaatttcaaagtacGAATGACTGTGTTGTTcgtagaaaaaatataacaaatggaGGTcatgaagaagaagataaaACTATTTTCTCAGAGAGACTCGTACCAGGAGATATACTAGTTATACCACCTTCTGGTTGCACCATGTACTGTGATGTCGTATTGCTTTGTGGAAATTGCGTAGTCAATGAAGCAATGCTAACAGGTAGATTTAATTCTGAACCTAAAGTCAATGATGCCTTCATTGGTCAATTTCTTCTTTCCTATTTAATATTATTCTTTCAGGTGAATCAGTACCAGTGACCAAAACTCCCATTCCTGATGAGGAGATCCTCACATATGATGCCAAGGAACACGCAAGACACACCCTTTTTTGTGGAACCAAAGTAATTCAGACTAGATATGATAAGGGACATGTATTGGCTATTGTTATCAGAGTGGGATACTCAACATCAAAAGGAAGTTTGATTAGGAGTATCATTTACCCAAACCCAATAGATTTCAAATTCGAGAGAGATTCCTACAAATATGTCGCCCTAAGCGGCTTTATTGCTTTGTGTGCAATATCatatgaaatttatttgaagctTTTAAGAAGTATGCCTTTCAATGTCATTGCTCTACAAGCCCTCGATGTGATAACCATTTCTGTGCCTCCTGCTCTACCTTCTGCAATGACAGCAGGTTATTCAGAAGCCCAGAAGAGATTGAAAGCTCAGAAGATATATTGTACAGTTCCTAGGATGATAAACGTGGCTGGTTCCATAAATTGTTTCTGTTTCGACAAGGTGGGTAAAATACCTTAACAATACCTTTTACCCTTTTTTTTGTGGAAACTCGATGACTAATAAAGAATCATTTCACAGACTGGCACTCTTACTGAAGATGGCTTGGACCTCAACTGTATTATACCAACTAATGAGAATTCCTTCAATGATGCCGTATCTGATGTTAAAAACATACCTTTTGATGATTTATTTGGTGGCCTTGTATCATGTCATTCACTGACAATTATAGATGAAAAAATAGTTGGCGATCCATTGGATATTCAGGTAAGGTAGTAGTTACCCTTAGTTGTgaatattgaaggaaaaaaatgtttttgcgGTAAACACTTGGGGGTTGCAAATCGAAAATTAATCGATTATGATTATCTAGCAACTTTCAAAGAATCTCGATGTAAAAATTTACACGAAAGAATTAACACCTGATAAAACATAATGCCCATGAGCTCATATTACATATTACAAATGGGGATTAACCTCTGATGCTATCCGTTATGATGAGATTCGAGAAACATTATCCCTTATATCTCTTGAAGCCACAAGACATCATTTTGATATGATGCTCGTATACAAAATTTTGCATAATTTCATCGACAGCCCTTTCCTTCTTCAAACGATAAATTTAAACCTTCATCAAAGGAATTTCAGAACCTGGGaacaattcaatataaaatttagtaGAACCAATTACTGAATGAACAATCTTCTCGATAGAGCATTGAGGGCTGCTAGTTCGGTGGAGGTTGATCTTTTCAATGTATCAttatttcaactgaagaattatttcagatcacttaataattttcattaattttgtttttccacTTGATTGTGTGTTTTTCTTGTCATGGTTCATTTGGTTCATTTGTTAATATGTAAAATGGATTGTccgtatataaataaataaatatacagggtcaaAAATGTGTAACGAGCTTTCTGAGGGTGATGATACATTGAAAaaagtatagtttgatgaataaactcaTGGCTCAAAATGCATAGTAAGGgagatatgtatatctttcacaaaaaaaaaagaaaatttaagaaattaTCCGCTaaacttctaaacggtgaatgccaccagattgaaatttcgtgcataaatatatgttgttgaaatattttttcttatacacttctacatttctgatattgttttaAGGGGTGTTTTTAAAGGGTGGCCCTAAacgaatttctggaaacttagaCAACCCTTGTAGATTCGAACTATTCTGGCTTTCTCCAAGTAACTTCGGATATACCATACCTTGCTGTTTGGGAGAAGggaatgattgaaaaaaatctcTGATATGAACAGAAATCGTAACTTCAAAAGTTTTACATACCTGACTACACAATTGAATAATGTTCAGAAATGACGTttcacaccctgtatctcgcttaagCTTCGTAAACGAGGTCTATGTAATAAGGCATAGATTCTCCCAGTGTCATCTACGCGACcttatttgtttttcaagtttttgatgaaacaccctgtataaatgttCACTTCCCAAAAAAAATCGAAGTCAATGCAagcaatattaatttttcagatgTTCAATAGTACTGGATGGACTATGAGTGAGGGCGATCACAAGTACAAACCACTTGTTAGAGCATCTTTCGTACCACCTATAGGAACCACACAAAGACTGAATGGAGTGGATGAAATCAGTATTATAAGGGAGTTTCCTTTCTCAAGCAGTCTTCAGAGAATGGGTGTCATCTCAAGAACCCTGAACAAAAAAAGCTTCGATTACTATTGTAAAGGTGCTCCAGAGATGCTATTGAATTTTATCGATAAGAGTACACTGCCTACCGATTTTCACGAAGTATTGGAGCATTATACTCAGAATGGTTTTAGAGTAATCGCCATGGCTCACAGAGAGATTAATGTAAAACTACCTAAGCTGCACAAGATTAAGAGGGAGGAGTTGGAAgtggatttgaaatttttaggttTTATAGTATTCGAAAACATGTTGAAACCTGAAACAAAGCCTTCAATCAAGGAATTGCTTGATGCTGATATCAGATGTGTTATGATCACCGGTAAGTTTTCCTAGATCTTCCCTCGTGATACTATCTTCATTTGAAAGATTACTCACTAATATACtatctgacaaagaaactgcaacacccagaaagagctgtttaaattttaattattttttttcaaacatagtatagcaaggggtaaatgattgaaatttggagaaaaaaaacgaagagtttacaatttttttcaataaatttgttaataatttgtttgtccaccgcgattatctaaaCACGACTCGGCATTAatatgcaataagatggtctatttcttcttgagggatactatcccaagctacctgccaaagtccgtgggggctggggtaaatttccaagctcaccacccatgatgtcccaaacatgctctatggacgaaagatcgggggatctggacggccatggcaaaatattcacatggatcgcttcgaaaaagttgaaattaactgtggcaacatgaggtcgagcattatcttgctgaaatattggattttcgagCCGGTGAAGGtaatggctccactatttcttgaaggtaacgcagtgcTTACATGTTATCTCGAATAAGGACGAGAGGTGACCTATTtgtatgtgcaatagcaccccataccataacgcctactgtccggtgtacatgactcTCAACAtcgaactgaggttcacgtctttctccccgacgtcgtcttacccttctgcggccatcatgtgcaccaaGTAGAATCAAGATTcttcagaaaagacgacctgatgccattccacattccattCTTACACCACTGTAAGCATTGCctgcgatgctcaaccgtcagaggtaacacaagatgaggtCGATAATGCAGAAgttcaaaagaccttatccggcggtaaaccgttctgACAGTTAGAGGATGGCCTTCTTATCcttaccactcatcagccaaagatcatGTGTCGCAAGTCGATCTCgtatggccataagtcttagacgtcgatcttgaactacatttgtgccccttcgacgtccggtgcttaCACTTCTTCGATTTTTGGCATTATCAAAGATGTttaacaacatctcataacagtagttggattgcTGTTCgaacggttagcgatttctcgaaatgacaacacCGCCTCCCGTAGAttaataattcgacctctttcaaattcacttagcagGCGACAAATTCCGCGTACaagtgctctaggcattttaacaacaactgaaACTCGAATTTGAATCTCCTCGAAGAGCgggttgtaaaatttaaaaaacttgcaaaaaacgactacaatatttaagtaacaaaacttgtgtacatgaaaaaaccttcacgattctTTTCTCCAAGTTCAATCATTTACAACACTATACTAtatgtttcaacaaaaaaaaatgaaatttaaacagctccttctgcgTGTTGCAGATTCCTTGGCAGTAAGTTCAGTTGAAATTAACGATTATTCACAAGTTACGattatcaaaaattttaaaaattgaaatttttaggtgATAATCTTCTTACCGCTATAAGCGTAGCCCGAGATTGTGACTTGTTGAGGCCCGAGGAAAGTGTGATAACCATCAACTGTGATAACATGAATCCTCCGAATCTCTTCTACACCTTGAACAACTATAAGCCAAAGAATTCTCCCAACATCACATCGAATTCCTCCAGCTTCATCAGCTTGGACACTATAGAATCGCAAATTCAAAGTCACGCCGACTCGAAGAAACCTTCCATCAACAACAATTATAGGTTTGCCCTCACCGGTAAAGTGTGGCAAGCCATCAAAGAACATTATAGCGACTTATTGGGCAAGATTTTAACAAGAGGTACTATATTCGCCAGAATGGATCCCGACCAGAAACAACAGGTGGTGGAGGAACTACAGAGACTTGGATATTGTGTTGGTaggttgaatgaaaaattattgtttttttccaCCCCATGAAATAACTATACTCAGCTAGATTTCGAACCTATGAATTAAGAGCaaaaaatcaaggaaacaatttaaaaaaataccgaaattttaatgaattcatGTCGTCACAATATCTGCAGTGTCGTTTTTAATTAAATATTACTTCTAAATTAAGCATTTAgttcaatttttattcattcctTCATACATTTTCTgttcacttctttattattgttattattgcgATGTTTATGTTCAAATTTTTCTTACAGGTATGTGTGGGGATGGTGCAAACGATTGTAGTGCCCTCAAGGCTGCTGATGCAGGTATTTCCTTATCAGATGAAGAATCATCTCTCGCTAGCCCCTTCAATTCCAAAGTACCCAACATCAACTGCACTATCACATTGATTAAGGAAGGAAGAGCAGGTCTAGTCGCCAGTTTTGGAATCTTTAAATTCATGATGTACTACAGTATGAATCAATTGGCTGGCGTATTGAATTTGACCATCTCTTTCACCAATTTCACTGACTGGCAATTTTTGTGGATGGACCTAGGCATAACTTCTCCCCTGGCGTTATTCTTCGGTTCAAGCAAAGCCTACGATGGACCATTGTCGAAACAACCTCCTCTAATGAGCCTCTTGAGTCCCCAACCGGTATTATCTCTATTGGTTCATCTAATTAATTCGATCGCTCTTCAAGTTATCCTATTTAATTTTATGCGAAGTCAACCCTGGTACACAGAACCCGTGGAGAATATGCAGGAGGATGCAGTGCCCACTTATGACAACTTCAACGTGTTCATCGTTATATGCCTGCAGAATATTGTGATGTCTCTGGTATTTTCCAAGGGAGGCCTCTTTCGTAGAAATATCATACGGAACTTGAGGTTTATGACAATCGTTGCGATAACATCCCTTGTGACCTTCTACCTTGCGTTAAGTCCTGATCCTTTCACACAAAAATTAATTGGATTGAAATTA carries:
- the LOC123676931 gene encoding polyamine-transporting ATPase 13A3-like isoform X2, which gives rise to MALLKSIFRKKNPADMVIQEQHAELLQESGMSNAKCMLINKGEPDEMKIYGYRRNIIRTILTYISFVLTLGISRLVLHWVPHWYLYATSSSCSVTQAQKLLITEIFRNRKILHICDVKILTADDVYKNEKENNVDPELIKVSIQSPPSLKVSFAKGHFKDVDSLITFSHKKVDYIWNKENFNFEKLTALDIGVSTQTLHQCQPLSEEESYKRRAVYGLNKTVIERRTIFQLIIDQISGPFYAFQGCSLALWFYDNYQWYASAVTALSVYNIFESVKQTKSNQDNLWEKFQSTNDCVVRRKNITNGGHEEEDKTIFSERLVPGDILVIPPSGCTMYCDVVLLCGNCVVNEAMLTGESVPVTKTPIPDEEILTYDAKEHARHTLFCGTKVIQTRYDKGHVLAIVIRVGYSTSKGSLIRSIIYPNPIDFKFERDSYKYVALSGFIALCAISYEIYLKLLRSMPFNVIALQALDVITISVPPALPSAMTAGYSEAQKRLKAQKIYCTVPRMINVAGSINCFCFDKTGTLTEDGLDLNCIIPTNENSFNDAVSDVKNIPFDDLFGGLVSCHSLTIIDEKIVGDPLDIQMFNSTGWTMSEGDHKYKPLVRASFVPPIGTTQRLNGVDEISIIREFPFSSSLQRMGVISRTLNKKSFDYYCKGAPEMLLNFIDKSTLPTDFHEVLEHYTQNGFRVIAMAHREINVKLPKLHKIKREELEVDLKFLGFIVFENMLKPETKPSIKELLDADIRCVMITGDNLLTAISVARDCDLLRPEESVITINCDNMNPPNLFYTLNNYKPKNSPNITSNSSSFISLDTIESQIQSHADSKKPSINNNYRFALTGKVWQAIKEHYSDLLGKILTRGTIFARMDPDQKQQVVEELQRLGYCVGMCGDGANDCSALKAADAGISLSDEESSLASPFNSKVPNINCTITLIKEGRAGLVASFGIFKFMMYYSMNQLAGVLNLTISFTNFTDWQFLWMDLGITSPLALFFGSSKAYDGPLSKQPPLMSLLSPQPVLSLLVHLINSIALQVILFNFMRSQPWYTEPVENMQEDAVPTYDNFNVFIVICLQNIVMSLVFSKGGLFRRNIIRNLRFMTIVAITSLVTFYLALSPDPFTQKLIGLKLPPFFMYRLKLIGICCSFYLLAYSIEHYLIDGLLSKCVSRENKSMKYVQIEEELNRNTYWPPLISPEDFKATASPDNTIPDEPVKIVVEKDLKLNNKILSPVVMDYTPELVKQPIEDMTQPRELVVLGCPRTNYADTSKMAKNGKNLTFKTISENNLNKNGYYEGVDSYQADTSAAILNATPCRNPYTNNKQLSLTKTPALSEDLFSSVQSNFNNISSGSDTFQSFSASDDCSPSSSSNYNITDLPRDDKEKLLPYTNGCVNGFSSNEVSS
- the LOC123676931 gene encoding polyamine-transporting ATPase 13A3-like isoform X3, whose translation is MEKEHLRYSRLSRSYGAIPGLDNGMSNAKCMLINKGEPDEMKIYGYRRNIIRTILTYISFVLTLGISRLVLHWVPHWYLYATSSSCSVTQAQKLLITEIFRNRKILHICDVKILTADDVYKNEKENNVDPELIKVSIQSPPSLKVSFAKGHFKDVDSLITFSHKKVDYIWNKENFNFEKLTALDIGVSTQTLHQCQPLSEEESYKRRAVYGLNKTVIERRTIFQLIIDQISGPFYAFQGCSLALWFYDNYQWYASAVTALSVYNIFESVKQTKSNQDNLWEKFQSTNDCVVRRKNITNGGHEEEDKTIFSERLVPGDILVIPPSGCTMYCDVVLLCGNCVVNEAMLTGESVPVTKTPIPDEEILTYDAKEHARHTLFCGTKVIQTRYDKGHVLAIVIRVGYSTSKGSLIRSIIYPNPIDFKFERDSYKYVALSGFIALCAISYEIYLKLLRSMPFNVIALQALDVITISVPPALPSAMTAGYSEAQKRLKAQKIYCTVPRMINVAGSINCFCFDKTGTLTEDGLDLNCIIPTNENSFNDAVSDVKNIPFDDLFGGLVSCHSLTIIDEKIVGDPLDIQMFNSTGWTMSEGDHKYKPLVRASFVPPIGTTQRLNGVDEISIIREFPFSSSLQRMGVISRTLNKKSFDYYCKGAPEMLLNFIDKSTLPTDFHEVLEHYTQNGFRVIAMAHREINVKLPKLHKIKREELEVDLKFLGFIVFENMLKPETKPSIKELLDADIRCVMITGDNLLTAISVARDCDLLRPEESVITINCDNMNPPNLFYTLNNYKPKNSPNITSNSSSFISLDTIESQIQSHADSKKPSINNNYRFALTGKVWQAIKEHYSDLLGKILTRGTIFARMDPDQKQQVVEELQRLGYCVGMCGDGANDCSALKAADAGISLSDEESSLASPFNSKVPNINCTITLIKEGRAGLVASFGIFKFMMYYSMNQLAGVLNLTISFTNFTDWQFLWMDLGITSPLALFFGSSKAYDGPLSKQPPLMSLLSPQPVLSLLVHLINSIALQVILFNFMRSQPWYTEPVENMQEDAVPTYDNFNVFIVICLQNIVMSLVFSKGGLFRRNIIRNLRFMTIVAITSLVTFYLALSPDPFTQKLIGLKLPPFFMYRLKLIGICCSFYLLAYSIEHYLIDGLLSKCVSRENKSMKYVQIEEELNRNTYWPPLISPEDFKATASPDNTIPDEPVKIVVEKDLKLNNKILSPVVMDYTPELVKQPIEDMTQPRELVVLGCPRTNYADTSKMAKNGKNLTFKTISENNLNKNGYYEGVDSYQADTSAAILNATPCRNPYTNNKQLSLTKTPALSEDLFSSVQSNFNNISSGSDTFQSFSASDDCSPSSSSNYNITDLPRDDKEKLLPYTNGCVNGFSSNEVSS
- the LOC123676931 gene encoding polyamine-transporting ATPase 13A3-like isoform X4; translation: MEENDGMSNAKCMLINKGEPDEMKIYGYRRNIIRTILTYISFVLTLGISRLVLHWVPHWYLYATSSSCSVTQAQKLLITEIFRNRKILHICDVKILTADDVYKNEKENNVDPELIKVSIQSPPSLKVSFAKGHFKDVDSLITFSHKKVDYIWNKENFNFEKLTALDIGVSTQTLHQCQPLSEEESYKRRAVYGLNKTVIERRTIFQLIIDQISGPFYAFQGCSLALWFYDNYQWYASAVTALSVYNIFESVKQTKSNQDNLWEKFQSTNDCVVRRKNITNGGHEEEDKTIFSERLVPGDILVIPPSGCTMYCDVVLLCGNCVVNEAMLTGESVPVTKTPIPDEEILTYDAKEHARHTLFCGTKVIQTRYDKGHVLAIVIRVGYSTSKGSLIRSIIYPNPIDFKFERDSYKYVALSGFIALCAISYEIYLKLLRSMPFNVIALQALDVITISVPPALPSAMTAGYSEAQKRLKAQKIYCTVPRMINVAGSINCFCFDKTGTLTEDGLDLNCIIPTNENSFNDAVSDVKNIPFDDLFGGLVSCHSLTIIDEKIVGDPLDIQMFNSTGWTMSEGDHKYKPLVRASFVPPIGTTQRLNGVDEISIIREFPFSSSLQRMGVISRTLNKKSFDYYCKGAPEMLLNFIDKSTLPTDFHEVLEHYTQNGFRVIAMAHREINVKLPKLHKIKREELEVDLKFLGFIVFENMLKPETKPSIKELLDADIRCVMITGDNLLTAISVARDCDLLRPEESVITINCDNMNPPNLFYTLNNYKPKNSPNITSNSSSFISLDTIESQIQSHADSKKPSINNNYRFALTGKVWQAIKEHYSDLLGKILTRGTIFARMDPDQKQQVVEELQRLGYCVGMCGDGANDCSALKAADAGISLSDEESSLASPFNSKVPNINCTITLIKEGRAGLVASFGIFKFMMYYSMNQLAGVLNLTISFTNFTDWQFLWMDLGITSPLALFFGSSKAYDGPLSKQPPLMSLLSPQPVLSLLVHLINSIALQVILFNFMRSQPWYTEPVENMQEDAVPTYDNFNVFIVICLQNIVMSLVFSKGGLFRRNIIRNLRFMTIVAITSLVTFYLALSPDPFTQKLIGLKLPPFFMYRLKLIGICCSFYLLAYSIEHYLIDGLLSKCVSRENKSMKYVQIEEELNRNTYWPPLISPEDFKATASPDNTIPDEPVKIVVEKDLKLNNKILSPVVMDYTPELVKQPIEDMTQPRELVVLGCPRTNYADTSKMAKNGKNLTFKTISENNLNKNGYYEGVDSYQADTSAAILNATPCRNPYTNNKQLSLTKTPALSEDLFSSVQSNFNNISSGSDTFQSFSASDDCSPSSSSNYNITDLPRDDKEKLLPYTNGCVNGFSSNEVSS
- the LOC123676931 gene encoding polyamine-transporting ATPase 13A3-like isoform X5, with the protein product MQGMSNAKCMLINKGEPDEMKIYGYRRNIIRTILTYISFVLTLGISRLVLHWVPHWYLYATSSSCSVTQAQKLLITEIFRNRKILHICDVKILTADDVYKNEKENNVDPELIKVSIQSPPSLKVSFAKGHFKDVDSLITFSHKKVDYIWNKENFNFEKLTALDIGVSTQTLHQCQPLSEEESYKRRAVYGLNKTVIERRTIFQLIIDQISGPFYAFQGCSLALWFYDNYQWYASAVTALSVYNIFESVKQTKSNQDNLWEKFQSTNDCVVRRKNITNGGHEEEDKTIFSERLVPGDILVIPPSGCTMYCDVVLLCGNCVVNEAMLTGESVPVTKTPIPDEEILTYDAKEHARHTLFCGTKVIQTRYDKGHVLAIVIRVGYSTSKGSLIRSIIYPNPIDFKFERDSYKYVALSGFIALCAISYEIYLKLLRSMPFNVIALQALDVITISVPPALPSAMTAGYSEAQKRLKAQKIYCTVPRMINVAGSINCFCFDKTGTLTEDGLDLNCIIPTNENSFNDAVSDVKNIPFDDLFGGLVSCHSLTIIDEKIVGDPLDIQMFNSTGWTMSEGDHKYKPLVRASFVPPIGTTQRLNGVDEISIIREFPFSSSLQRMGVISRTLNKKSFDYYCKGAPEMLLNFIDKSTLPTDFHEVLEHYTQNGFRVIAMAHREINVKLPKLHKIKREELEVDLKFLGFIVFENMLKPETKPSIKELLDADIRCVMITGDNLLTAISVARDCDLLRPEESVITINCDNMNPPNLFYTLNNYKPKNSPNITSNSSSFISLDTIESQIQSHADSKKPSINNNYRFALTGKVWQAIKEHYSDLLGKILTRGTIFARMDPDQKQQVVEELQRLGYCVGMCGDGANDCSALKAADAGISLSDEESSLASPFNSKVPNINCTITLIKEGRAGLVASFGIFKFMMYYSMNQLAGVLNLTISFTNFTDWQFLWMDLGITSPLALFFGSSKAYDGPLSKQPPLMSLLSPQPVLSLLVHLINSIALQVILFNFMRSQPWYTEPVENMQEDAVPTYDNFNVFIVICLQNIVMSLVFSKGGLFRRNIIRNLRFMTIVAITSLVTFYLALSPDPFTQKLIGLKLPPFFMYRLKLIGICCSFYLLAYSIEHYLIDGLLSKCVSRENKSMKYVQIEEELNRNTYWPPLISPEDFKATASPDNTIPDEPVKIVVEKDLKLNNKILSPVVMDYTPELVKQPIEDMTQPRELVVLGCPRTNYADTSKMAKNGKNLTFKTISENNLNKNGYYEGVDSYQADTSAAILNATPCRNPYTNNKQLSLTKTPALSEDLFSSVQSNFNNISSGSDTFQSFSASDDCSPSSSSNYNITDLPRDDKEKLLPYTNGCVNGFSSNEVSS
- the LOC123676931 gene encoding polyamine-transporting ATPase 13A3-like isoform X1, yielding MRFLKIFQSEKMVRVKFLEFIKHNVRKRWLQLLSWRLSNGMSNAKCMLINKGEPDEMKIYGYRRNIIRTILTYISFVLTLGISRLVLHWVPHWYLYATSSSCSVTQAQKLLITEIFRNRKILHICDVKILTADDVYKNEKENNVDPELIKVSIQSPPSLKVSFAKGHFKDVDSLITFSHKKVDYIWNKENFNFEKLTALDIGVSTQTLHQCQPLSEEESYKRRAVYGLNKTVIERRTIFQLIIDQISGPFYAFQGCSLALWFYDNYQWYASAVTALSVYNIFESVKQTKSNQDNLWEKFQSTNDCVVRRKNITNGGHEEEDKTIFSERLVPGDILVIPPSGCTMYCDVVLLCGNCVVNEAMLTGESVPVTKTPIPDEEILTYDAKEHARHTLFCGTKVIQTRYDKGHVLAIVIRVGYSTSKGSLIRSIIYPNPIDFKFERDSYKYVALSGFIALCAISYEIYLKLLRSMPFNVIALQALDVITISVPPALPSAMTAGYSEAQKRLKAQKIYCTVPRMINVAGSINCFCFDKTGTLTEDGLDLNCIIPTNENSFNDAVSDVKNIPFDDLFGGLVSCHSLTIIDEKIVGDPLDIQMFNSTGWTMSEGDHKYKPLVRASFVPPIGTTQRLNGVDEISIIREFPFSSSLQRMGVISRTLNKKSFDYYCKGAPEMLLNFIDKSTLPTDFHEVLEHYTQNGFRVIAMAHREINVKLPKLHKIKREELEVDLKFLGFIVFENMLKPETKPSIKELLDADIRCVMITGDNLLTAISVARDCDLLRPEESVITINCDNMNPPNLFYTLNNYKPKNSPNITSNSSSFISLDTIESQIQSHADSKKPSINNNYRFALTGKVWQAIKEHYSDLLGKILTRGTIFARMDPDQKQQVVEELQRLGYCVGMCGDGANDCSALKAADAGISLSDEESSLASPFNSKVPNINCTITLIKEGRAGLVASFGIFKFMMYYSMNQLAGVLNLTISFTNFTDWQFLWMDLGITSPLALFFGSSKAYDGPLSKQPPLMSLLSPQPVLSLLVHLINSIALQVILFNFMRSQPWYTEPVENMQEDAVPTYDNFNVFIVICLQNIVMSLVFSKGGLFRRNIIRNLRFMTIVAITSLVTFYLALSPDPFTQKLIGLKLPPFFMYRLKLIGICCSFYLLAYSIEHYLIDGLLSKCVSRENKSMKYVQIEEELNRNTYWPPLISPEDFKATASPDNTIPDEPVKIVVEKDLKLNNKILSPVVMDYTPELVKQPIEDMTQPRELVVLGCPRTNYADTSKMAKNGKNLTFKTISENNLNKNGYYEGVDSYQADTSAAILNATPCRNPYTNNKQLSLTKTPALSEDLFSSVQSNFNNISSGSDTFQSFSASDDCSPSSSSNYNITDLPRDDKEKLLPYTNGCVNGFSSNEVSS